DNA from Longimicrobiales bacterium:
GTCCAGCGTGTCGTCCACGGGATCGCGGTACCGCCGCGGCTGGACCGGTGTGCTCCGGGCCGGGGCGTCCGCCTCTTTTGTGCTGCGCTTCGCAGGCTTTTCCACGCGCTTCGGCTTGTCGGCGCCCTGCTCCTTGCGACGTTTCATCGTCCCCTCGGTGTCCACATTGCTCGAGTGCCCCGGCCGGAAATCAGCGACGGTCGTCGAGATGGTCCGGGGCCAGTGCCTGAGCTTGCATTGTCCATACCCGCGGCCGCAGCGCGCGGCGTTCCTCCATGTGCTACACCGGCACCCGGATCGACAGCTGCGCCGCCGAGGTGAAGAACGTCCGCCGGTACCAGAGCACCACCCCGACGGCGGTGAGTGCGGTTGCGCCCGCCAGCATGAACATCACCACGATCTGGTAGCGGATCGCCAGCAGCGGCGAAACGCCGGCCAGGATCTGACCGGTCATCATGCCGGGCAGTGAAACGAGTCCGACCGTCATGAGTCCGTTGATGGTCGGGATGAGCGCGGCCGTCAGGGCGCGCCGCTCCGGCTCGGCAGCGGCGCGGGCCGGGCTGGCCCCCAGCGCAAGGTACGCCTCGACCTGGCCACGATGCGATTCCAGCTCGCTGGCGAGTCGCTCGGCGGCGAGGGCCGTCGCATTCATGGCGTTCCCGACGATCATGCCGAAGAGCGGAATCAGGTACTGCGGCTCGTACCAGGGCTCGACTCGCAGCACGACCTGCGTGA
Protein-coding regions in this window:
- the fetB gene encoding iron export ABC transporter permease subunit FetB; amino-acid sequence: MFTVSAMIQAAAEVPAGIIDVTWTDLALAFGLILVAIGVSRWRRLDLESGFIIGAIRAVVQLIAVGYVLVYIFAADQWWLVMLALGVMLLSATQAASRRARGSKPLRDDRSILWRISGTAMLLGSGLTLAFVTQVVLRVEPWYEPQYLIPLFGMIVGNAMNATALAAERLASELESHRGQVEAYLALGASPARAAAEPERRALTAALIPTINGLMTVGLVSLPGMMTGQILAGVSPLLAIRYQIVVMFMLAGATALTAVGVVLWYRRTFFTSAAQLSIRVPV